The Erigeron canadensis isolate Cc75 chromosome 4, C_canadensis_v1, whole genome shotgun sequence genome window below encodes:
- the LOC122597863 gene encoding GDP-fucose transporter 1 gives MALPKQHYTTSSLVIGYALCSSLLAVINKFAITKFNYPGLLTALQYFVSAFGVWVLGKLGFLTHDPFVWDTAKKFLPAAFVFYLAIFTNTNLLRHANVDTFIVFRSLTPLLVALADTLFRKQPVPSKLTFLSLLVILGGAVGYVATDSGFTLTAYSWAFAYLVTITTEMVYIKHMVTNLGLNTWGFVYYNNLLSLMMAPLFWFITGEYSDVFATVGANRGSIFEIVAFTAVSLSCLFGLLISFFGFACRKAISATAFTVTGVVNKFLTVAINVLIWDKHASPFGLFCLLVTIAGGILYQQSVTGVTISSAPKDPAVTMLMENKNDADDYTEEDEEKGIADKISGV, from the coding sequence ATGGCTTTACCCAAACAACACTACACAACCAGCAGTCTTGTAATTGGGTATGCCTTATGTTCAAGTTTACTAGCAGTAATTAACAAATTCGCCATCACTAAATTCAATTACCCAGGTCTTTTAACTGCTTTACAGTACTTTGTTTCTGCATTTGGTGTCTGGGTTTTGGGTAAATTAGGTttcttgacccatgacccatttGTTTGGGACACTGCCAAGAAATTCTTACCTGCTGCTTTTGTTTTTTACCTTGCTATTTTTACCAATACTAATCTTTTACGCCATGCTAATGTAGATACTTTTATTGTGTTTAGATCCTTAACTCCCCTTTTAGTTGCCTTAGCTGATACATTGTTTAGGAAGCAGCCCGTTCCGTCTAAGTTAACGTTTTTATCGCTTTTGGTTATCTTGGGTGGTGCCGTTGGGTACGTTGCTACTGATTCGGGTTTTACTTTAACTGCGTATTCGTGGGCTTTTGCTTATTTGGTTACCATTACAACTGAAATGGTTTATATTAAACATATGGTTACGAATCTTGGGTTGAATACTTGGggttttgtttattataataatttgttgTCGCTTATGATGGCTCCGTTGTTTTGGTTTATTACTGGTGAGTATTCGGATGTGTTTGCTACTGTTGGGGCGAACCGTGGGAGTATTTTTGAGATTGTTGCGTTTACTGCTGTTTCTTTGTCGTGTTTGTTTGGGCTGTTGATTAGTTTCTTTGGGTTTGCTTGTCGGAAGGCGATTTCTGCTACTGCGTTTACCGTCACTGGTGTCGTGAACAAGTTTCTTACGGTGGCTATTAATGTTTTGATATGGGATAAACATGCTAGTCCGTTTGGGTTGTTTTGTTTGCTTGTGACGATTGCTGGAGGGATATTGTATCAGCAGTCGGTGACTGGAGTTACCATTTCTTCTGCACCAAAAGATCCTGCAGTAACTATGCTGATGGAGAATAAGAACGATGCTGATGATTACACGGAAGAGGATGAAGAAAAGGGCATAGCGGATAAAATCTCAGGTGTATAA